Genomic window (Onychomys torridus chromosome 5, mOncTor1.1, whole genome shotgun sequence):
TATAGCTCGGTTGATGAGGCCGTAGTTCAGCGGGCAGAGTGCTTATAGCTCGGTTGATGAGGCCGTAGTTCAGCGGGCAGAGTGCTTATAGCTCGGTTGATGAGGCCGTGCATCAGCGGGCAGAGTGCTTATAGCTCGGTTGATGAGGCCGTGCATCAGCGGGCAGAGTGCTTATAGCTCGGTTGATGAGGCCGTGCATCAGCGGGCAGAGTGCTTATAGCTCGGTTGATGAGGCCGTGCATCAGCGGGCAGGGCTTTTAGCACGTGACACGGCCCAGCACCCGCCCCCGAGACCACTTGGTCCCGTCACTCACCCCGAGGTGGGCGGAGCCGCGCGTCCTCAGTCTCctggtcagaggtcagcttcCGCCCTGGCGGCTGATGGCACCGCCGGGCCCCGGCCCCTGGCGCATTTCTCCCAGAAACCGGCCGAATCCGGTTCCGGCTGCGGTGGCCGGGGGTGGGGGAGCGGAGGCCGGGGAATGTAGATGGGGCGGGGTCACGTGAGGGGGCGGGGGTGGGCGGTGTTCCGCACTTGGTCTTGCGTGGCCGACGGTCCTTCCTTCTTGCTGGGTCACTGGGTGCTGGGTCCTCCCGGGGCTCAGTACTCTCGAGACTCAGTCCTCCTGCGGCTGAGTACTCTCCGGGCTGACTACTGTCGGGGCTCAGTCCTCTCCGGACTCAGTCCTGCGGGGGCTCGGTACACTGTGGATTCAGTCATCCTGGGGCACAGTACTGCCAGGGCTCAGTACTTTCCGGGCTCAATCCTCCAGCTGCTCAGTACCTCTCTCACCCGTCACAGATTTCGATAATAGATTCCTGGAAACTCCATAGTTAAAGGTCAGAGGTTTCCGGACGCAGGAAGTCCCGCCCCGCAGGGGCCTCAGAGTGACAGGCCAGTGGTGTGAGTTGACAGAGGAAGGGCAACTGCTTGTGAGTCCGTCAGTAGAGGGCTGGGTGCTCAGTGGGTGGAGTGCCGGGGACGCAGTGGGTGTTCCGGCTCTGGAGGAGAGGCACCCCGACGGCCTGGACTCAGCTCACACCTGCCGCGGGTGCCCAGGGACCGGGCTCCACAGCATGCAGCAATCCCGCTCCCCGCGGAGCTTTGCTCCACCCGAGGGGCTGCCCAGCCCAGCTTCAGTCTGCGGAAATGGAGGACCTCCTCGGCTCTGCGGAAAGTGCTGCTTTTCCTGCTCAGTCCCCTAAGGGGCGCGTCTCCGCAAGGTCCTTGTGCTCAGTCCCCTAAGGGGTGTCTCCGCAAGGTCCTGTGCTCAGTCCCCCTAAGGGGTGTCTCCGCAAGGTCCTTGTGCTCAGTCCCCTAAGGGGCGTGTCTCCGCAAGGTCCTTGTGCTCAGTCCCCTAAGGGGCGTGTCTCCGCAAGGTCCTTGTGCTCAGTCCCCTAAGGGGCGTGTCTCCGCAGGTCCTTGTGCTCAGTCCCCTAAGGGGCATGTCTCCGCAAGGTCCTTGTGCTCAGTCCCCTAAGGGGCGTGTCTCCGCAAGGTCCTTGTGCTCAGTCCCCTAAGGGGTGTCTCCGCAAGGTCCTTGTGCTCAGTCCCCTAAGGGGCGCGTCTCCGCAAGGTCCTTGTGCTCAGTCCCCTAAGGGGCGTGTCTccgcaaggttcttctgttccgCTCCGCTGCACAGGTGAACGAAGATCTTCACCCAGGGGCGCGGCTGCCCCTGCCAGGGCGGGAAAGCAGAGCCCAGGACTGGACAGGCAGACGGGCTTAGCTGGGCTTCTTAGGGGCGGAGCTTCTCCAGGGAGAAGagtcctgctcagggattggttggtgtCCTTGtcagggcagagatggctctggggtcagggccagggtgggtttttttccttttctttaattttttttttcccctggagctgaggatcgaacccagggcttctaccactgagctaaatccccaaccccccagggtgggtttctttagctggCCCTTTTTCCCTGCACTGGTAACTCAGTGTATAGAGTGCTGGATGCTATGTGGCCTCTTATATCACTGGTCACGTGCCCCCCCAGGTGATGACTTCCGGGTCAGCATCGTTTGTTTCGATCTGGACACCATGGAGGTCACGTGGGATCCTGCCTACTATGTGGGGGCCAACCTGAGCTTAGCGTTCCGGTGAGTGGCTGCCTCCCATGATGCTCTGCTCTCTGGCCTGATGCTCTCGTCCCATgatcccctgctcccctcccataatcatcctctcccctcccatgATCTCCCACTCTCTTCCCATGATGCCCCACTCCCACAGCTACAACCATGATCCCCTGCGGCGCTGCCCCCGCTACTTCCTGTCAGGGGGAATCACTTCTGGGTGCATCTTCCCCGCCCGCCGAGCACTACTGGAGATCCACATCCGGAAGGGTGAGGTGTTGGTCTACATCCGGAAGCGACTGGCCACAGCCTACCGTGAGTACCGGAAGTGGGGGTAAGGCCTGCCGTGGGGCTTACTGTGAGTACCTCAAGTGGGGTCAGGACCTCCATGAAAGTGACAGCCGGACCCAGATGTGGCAGGGGGCGTGGATAGGGGTCACACAGGGGTCGCCTGGCAACTTGGGGTCATGCTTGGGTCACATGGGTTAGTAGGGGGTAACAAGGGTCCCCTGGTTGAGTTGGAGGTTATATAGGGGTCACATGGGCATAGGGGTCATGCAAGGGTCATGCAGGTCCTTTGGAGTCACACAGGGTCACACAGGGGTCTCTAGGTACCTAGGGTCATGACCCCGGGGGTCTCCCAGCATCCGCTCTGACGCCTCCATCCACCAGTGACTGACAGccatccccctcccccagtgAAGCCCGGTCCCCCAGGGAACATGACCTTCCATTGGCTGGAGGACTCCGTCCAGGTCACGTGTCCCGACCTTCCCTACAACGACCTAGTCTACGAGGTCCAGCACCGAGGGGCCAGAGACCCCAACTGGGAGGTGCGTGTCATCACCGGGATCCCAGCATGCTCGGGAGTCCTCTGTCAATCATTTGTCAGTCAGTCACCTGTCAATCCGTCAATCATCGGCATATCTATTGCTCATGCTGTGTCCTGTCAATCATCCATCCATCGATCAGTACCTCTCTGTCATTCACCCGCCCATCTGTCAATCACTCTCTTAGTCACGTCCCATTCTCATAGTCCCGCCCCCATGCTCATTCATGTGACCCACCATCTGGGTTCTGACCCCGAGGTCCTGACCCCTCCACCCCTACTTCCAGGTCGGGTCCTGTTTCCGGGACAGGTGCTCTCCTGAGCCATCTGTCCTGGGGACAGTCTGGGAGGGAGACTGAGTCACAGCACCATCACATGACCCGTCCACAGACCTCTTCCGCGAACACATGTAATGTCACAGTGGCCGGAGTCGACCACCAGCGCTGCTACGACTTCCGGGCCCGGGTCACCACACAGGAGTCCACATATGGCCATGAGACATACCCAAGCGACTGGACCCCCGTGACACACTGGCAGGCTGCAAGGCGCACAGGTGACTTGACGGGAGGGTCAGGAGTCACAGGAGCAGGTGACTGACAGGCAGTAGATGATTGACATGTAGCCGCTGCCCTGACTCCGGCAAACATGACTCTCCTTGTCGGTCGTGTGACCCGtccatctcccccaaccccagagtCCTGCCAGGAGCCTGCTGCCCCGGCTTTCCCGAAGCTCCTGGTTGCATGCAGCCTCCTGACCCTGCTGActtcgctgctgctgctgctgtctctgtGGAGGCTGCGGAGGTCAGGGCgcagggctgggggaagggcgCGGGGTCACATGGTGGAGGGTGGGGTCGCGGTCACATGCGGACCCACAGCCCCCCTGGGTGTGTCTCATggtcatct
Coding sequences:
- the LOC118583999 gene encoding cytokine receptor-like factor 2 isoform X1, whose translation is MSVSVRPAALSVPTWPLAVILLLQLPRTSWGDSAGDDFRVSIVCFDLDTMEVTWDPAYYVGANLSLAFRYNHDPLRRCPRYFLSGGITSGCIFPARRALLEIHIRKGEVLVYIRKRLATAYLKPGPPGNMTFHWLEDSVQVTCPDLPYNDLVYEVQHRGARDPNWETSSANTCNVTVAGVDHQRCYDFRARVTTQESTYGHETYPSDWTPVTHWQAARRTESCQEPAAPAFPKLLVACSLLTLLTSLLLLLSLWRLRRFKNMLMPCVPDPKGSFPGLFEKHGGDFQEWISDTQHVTLMAKPEVCDPTEEALVLEHHGKREEPEWDKDAGFPGLPREGLRVGDLVSVGGVTFMMDSDAYMTL
- the LOC118583999 gene encoding cytokine receptor-like factor 2 isoform X2 produces the protein MEVTWDPAYYVGANLSLAFRYNHDPLRRCPRYFLSGGITSGCIFPARRALLEIHIRKGEVLVYIRKRLATAYLKPGPPGNMTFHWLEDSVQVTCPDLPYNDLVYEVQHRGARDPNWETSSANTCNVTVAGVDHQRCYDFRARVTTQESTYGHETYPSDWTPVTHWQAARRTESCQEPAAPAFPKLLVACSLLTLLTSLLLLLSLWRLRRFKNMLMPCVPDPKGSFPGLFEKHGGDFQEWISDTQHVTLMAKPEVCDPTEEALVLEHHGKREEPEWDKDAGFPGLPREGLRVGDLVSVGGVTFMMDSDAYMTL